The following nucleotide sequence is from Chloracidobacterium validum.
GCTTGGCATCGCCACGGTCGGCAGCTTTCTCCTCTTTCGTCTGCTCAACCGGATGAAGGTCGAGGGACTTGAAAACATTCCGGACTCCCATGAGAACGTTCTCTACTGCCCCAATCACTCGTCCATCCTCGACAACTTCGCCCTGGGCGTTGGGCTATACATTCCCCGCATGCTGTTTCGTCCGGAGTACATCCCCATCAACTTGGCGGATCGCAAAAACTTTTTTGGCGATCCATCCTCGCGGCGCTTAAAGGATCGCGTGCTGCGCGCCTTGGGAGAGTATTTTTTCAAGAATCTGCGTACCTTTCCGGTGGACCGACGCGGGGCCGGACTCGAACAGGTTGACCAGTGGGTTGACATGCTCCGGCAAAACATCGTGATTGTCTTCCCCGAAGGAACCCGCTCCCGCACCGGCGAGATCGGACGCGGGCGGGCGGGCGTCGGCAAGCTCATCTATGACGCTCGCCCAACGGTCATCCCGGTACGGCTCATTGGCACGGATGAAGTGCTCGGCGTCGGCAAGCTCATCCCGAGTTTTTTCCGCACCGTTCGCATCATCATTGGCAAACCACTCGACCTGACGGATTTGATTGACCAGCCGCTCCCGCAGGAAGAACGCGCCCAATACGCTCTGTACCGTGCCATTTCCAACCGGGTGATAGAGTCCATCCGGTCGCTCGGTGACGGACGCCCACTTCCTCTGGATCGGCAACCAGATGCTACGGAAGCCACCGAGGACACCGAACCCGAAAGCAGTGAAGTTTCGGAAGCCAAACCCGAAATGACGCAGGGGTGAAGCTCGCGGGGCTGCCCCGCCAGCCTCACCCAACCGTTGTCACCGCCTGGCACCCACAGCCCGCCAAACGGCTACTTGACAGTGATCTGGAGCGTCTTGACGAGAAACGCCCAGATGTCGGCCGCTTCTTCAATTAGCTTGGCAGTCGGCTTGCCCGCGCCGTGGCCGGCTTTGGTTTCAATTCGAATCAGCACCGGCGCATCGCCCTTGTGGGCTGCCTGGAGCGCGGCCGCGAACTTGAAACTGTGCGCCGGGACGACACGGTCGTCATGGTCGGCAGTGGTCACGAGCGTTGCCGGATAGCGCGTCCCTGGCTTGAGGTTATGCAGTGGCGAGTAGGCATACAGGGCTTTGAACTCCTCTGGATTTTGCGGCGAACCGTAATCCGATTCCCATGCCCAGCCAATGGTGAACTTGTTGAAGCGCAGCATGTCCATGACGCCGACGGCCGGCAGCGCCGCGCCAAACAGCTCCGGGCGCTGCGTCATGCAGGCGCCGACCAGTAAGCCGCCGTTGCTACCACCCTGAATGGCCAGCTTGGCCGGGGACGTGTACTTTTCCCTGATCAACCACTCGGCAGCCGCGATGAAATCATCAAAGACATTCTGCTTGTTGAGTTTCGTCCCGGCCTGATGCCAAGCTTCGCCATACTCGCCACCGCCGCGCAGGTTTGGAATGGCCAGCACGCCGCCCATTTCAAGCCAGGCAATGCGCGCTGGCGAAAAAGCTGGCGTGAGTGAAATGTTGAACCCACCATAGCCATACAGCAGGGTCGGACGTTTTCCGTCCCGCTTGAGTCCCCTGCGGTGGGCGATGAACATTGGGACGCGCGTTCCATCCTTGCTTTTGTAAAACACTTGCCGGGCTTCATAGTCATCGGGGTCGAAGGCAACCTTGGGCTGCTTGACTAGGGTGCTTTTTCCGGTCGCCAGATCGTAGCGGTAGATGCTCGTCGGCTGGGCAAAGCTCGTAAAGGCATAGAAGGTTTCCGTCGCGTCCGGCTTGCCCCCAAATCCGGCCGCCGTACCAATGCCCGGCAGTTCAACCTCACGAACTGGCTTTCCATCGCGGTCAAAAACCCTGACTTGGGTTTTGGCGTCAGCCAGATACAACCCGATGAACTGCCCGCCAACAAAGCGAACGCCTTCCAGCTTGTTGTCTGTCTGCGGAATAATTTCACGCCAGTTCGCCGGCTCAGGGCGGGTAATGTCAATGGCAATCAGACGCCCCCGCGGAGCTTCCCAATCGGTACGGAAATAAAACATCGTCCCGTCATTCCCAACCGGCGTAAAATCCGCGATAAAGTCGGGGATGAGTTCGACGACCTGGGCTTCTGGATTCGTCAAATCCTTATAGAAAATGAGGTTTTTAGGGCTGGTGCCCATGGTGACGGCAATCCCGAGATACCGCCCGTCATCGGTGACGTAGCCGCCGAAACCCCATTCCTTGTGATCCTTGCGCTCATAAACGAGTTGGTCTTCGGACTGCGGCGTCCCGATGCGATGGTAGTAAAGCTTCTGGTAGTAGTTTGTGGATTGCAGCAGGTTGCCTTCTTTTGGCTCATCGTAGCGACTGTAGAAAAAGCCCTTTGAATCTTTGGTCCAGGAAGCGCCGGAAAACTTGACCCACTGGATGCGATCGGGCAAATCCTCGGCGGTTTCCACATTGCGGACTCGCCATTCATTCCAGTCAGAACCGGCGGTCGCCAGGCCGTACGCGAGCCACTTGCCATCGTCGCTGACGGCGTACCCGGTCAGCGCCACCGTGCCGTCGGACGACAGCCGGTTGGGATCGAGCAGCACACGGGCCGCTGAGCCATCCGGGTTGTTTCCGACATAGAGCACGCTTTGATTTTGCAGACCATCGTTGCGCGTGAAGAAGTACTTGCCGCCTTCCTGAAAGGGAACGCCAAACTTTTCATAGTTCCACAACTGCGTGAGTCGTTCCCGGATGCGCGCCCGTTCAGGAATGCCTTCCAGAAAACCGAACGTGACCTTGTTTTGCGCCTCAATCCAGGCTTTGGTGTCGGGCGAGTCGGCGTCTTCAAGCCAGCGGTACGGATCGGCGACGTTGACACCGTGATAGTCATCCACCTGTTCGACTTTCTTCGATGGTGGGTAGGTCAGTGGTGACTTGGAAGCTTTCATGCTGTTGGAGAAACTCTGCGCAGAAAGTGGCAGCGGAGCGGACAGGATCAACGCCACCGCGCTGACCGTCAATCCGTGCTTCCACGCTGATTGTTTAGGCATCGGGTCAGTCCTCATGAAGTGAAATCCTGCCAGCCCGGCACGAGCCGACGGTCAGCATTCGATAGAGAAGCTTTCGCCGTCCGCCTGGCGCGCAGGTGCTGGCAGTCTAGCAAAGTTGACGATTATGGCTACTGACGAATGGATCGCACCTGCTCAGAAGAATTGAACTGGACCAATTTCTCCCAGTTTATAGCTCCATCACATTCGCAAAACTTTTCTATTTTACATCATCAAAGTTTAATGGATTCATAGCAAATAAACTTCAAGTGGTTTTATGTGCTTTTGAACGATTTCAAAGTAGTGAGGCATGATTTCTATTCCAATCGCATTTCGTCTCAGACGGTTGGCCACAATCAGCGTCGTCCCCGAACCCATAAAAGGATCAAGTACTGTATCTAGTTCTTTGGTAAATAGCTTAATGAACCATTCAGGTAAGCTTTCAGGAAAAGCAGCGCTATGACGCTTGTTACTGCATTCTGTCGCCAAATGAATAACATTGGTTGGATAAGCTATTTCCCTACTCATCCAATTAGATATATTCTTTCCAAATCCACTACCGACGCGGGAATTATCACGAATCTTGTCAGTTTCTGATAAATTTCTTAGGCGCGTGTTTTTCCACTCGCCCATTGGAACCATGACTGATTCTTGATACATATTGAATTTATGATTTTTATTAAATTGCAATAGTCGCTCCCATGCATCGCGGAAGCGATTAGGCCATTTACCTGGATAGCAATTTTTTTTGTGCCAGATAAATTCCTCAGTCCATAGCCATCCTTGTTTACGCATGTTCAGAATAAGTTCTAAAACATAAGTACTTCGCTCACCGTTGACGACCTTTTCCTTGATATTGAGAATAAATGTTCCCGACGGCTTAAGGATTCGAAGCAAGTTTTCTGATATAGGTAAAAACCAGTCAACATAATCATCTGGATGGATACCGCCATAAGTCGCCTTGCGCTGGTCAGCATACGGTGGCGAAGTAAAAATCAAATCTACTGAATCATCAGGCAGCAACCAGAGCTTTTCTCGACAATCACCCAAGTGCAGTTCCGTTCGGACTTCCATATTACTTGTGACTTCCTTGTTTTCCGATAGCTAGAAGCAAGGGAGGCTAGGCTGGAGACAGTGCGCATGGCTCGGCCGTCTGTGTAGGCGCTAGTGGCACGTTTTGCCACACCGTCACCCAAACAGCAACTTGCCGCCGGCGACCACGAGGACGAGGGATAGCGCATACGCGATGGCGCGTGGGGAAAAATGCCGACTCCCAACATAGGACCCTACCCACCCACCGACCAGCGCCGCGACAAACAGTGGCCACGCAAAGACCGGCAGCGGTCCGGCGCTGGCCACATACCCTAGCAATCCGGCCAGTGAGTTCCCCAGAATGAAGGCGGCCGAAACAGCAGAAGCTACCTTTGCCTCTGCCCACCGGGCGAACAGCAACAGCGGGGTCAGGAAGATTCCACCACCGGTTCCCGTAAGACCCGACAGCAACCCAATGACCGCGCCGCCAAGTAGCGCGGCCGTTAGTGGTGGAAGCCGAACCGCTCCTTCCGCCGGCTTTGGCAACCATAAACGCGCGGCTGAAAACCACAACACACCGCCGACCAGCCATCTGAACACTTCCGGCGGCGCTGTCAGATACCCGCCGACGAACGCCGACGGCAGGGCCGACAAGGCAAACGGCCAGAAGCGTCGCCACTCGAAATAGGGGGCGAAGTGCCACGTCGCCAGAACCGCTACAAGGACATTGAGCATCAGGGCCAACGGTTTGATGACGGCCGGGCCAAGTCCGGCCAAGGTCAGGATGGCAATGTAACCAGACGCCCCGGCATGGCCGACTGAGGCATAGAGTGCGGCAACCACCAGGACGCCAGCCGTCACCCACAGAAGAACGTCGAGCGGCATGACCTAGGGCAGTGGGTCAAACTTGGGTTTGGTGGCGCTGATGCGACGATAAAGGCCGGCAGCCGTCACGTTATGGCCGAACCCGCAAACGCCATCCTGCGTCACGACCAACCGCCCGCCGGTAAAGCGCAGCGTGATCTGGCACTCCGGGTCGTCGTCACCCATCGGGTTGAACGTTGCCGTATCACCCTCGATGAAAGCGATGCCATCGCCCGTTCCGATATTGGCCGTTGGCGTGCCGTCCGGGAGACGGTATGCATACACGCCGTCAAAGGCCACGCGCAGGCGCTGCCGGCCGAGCGCCAACACCTTGAGCGCGCTGCCGTCTTTCCGCCGCCAGGTGCCGTTGACCTGCGCGGCCGTGACAATCGTCTGTGGATTCGCCGTCACCTCTGGCAGGAGAACACAGGTTGAAAGCGTAAGCCATCCAGCCAGGACAGCCATTAGTGGTGCGAAAGATCGCATGGTGGTGACTCCGTTTCGAGCAAGGGCGTGTCGAACATCTGGCCATCCTCGGCATCCTTGGCGGGATACACAAAACGCCCGGCATGCAGTTGCTGCCGGTGGGCCGGGCCGTTCACCAAACCCGGTTTGGTCGTGGTGACGAAGGTTTGGGCCTTGTCCTGCAAGTAGTCAAGCAGGGTAGCAATCCGCCCTGCATCGAGTTCGGCGTCGAGGTCGTCCAGCAGGAACACGGGGGGTTCTGCGCAGCGTTCGCGGTAGAGCGCCAGTTGCCCCAGCGTGAGCGCAAGCAAGGCACTTCGCTGCTGACCGGCGCTGCCGAACCGCGCGACATCCCGGCCGTCCATTAGAATCGCCAGGTCGTCCCGGTGCGGACCGACCAACGCATGCCCGGCCGCCAGTTCGGCCGGCCGGCGCCGCGCCAGTTGTTCCAGCATTGCCGATTGGAAAGCCTCGGCCGTGGCCGGCAGACCATCCGCCACCGACGAACGATACCGAATGGTGATCTGCTCCGCACCGAACAGTTGTCGGGTGAGGCGCGCATCGAGGCATTCGGCGTACCGGGCGCGTTCGATGTGCAGCTCGGCGCCGAGCGTGACAAGCTGCGTATCCCAGGCTTCCAGCGACGCCAGCCAAGTCCGTCGGTCGGCTTGCTCCGCAACGGCCCGCAACAGGGCGTTTTTCTGCTTGAGGACCCGATTGTAATCGGACAGCGCCTGGAGATACGCCGGTTTGAGACTCAGCACGCCCCGGTCAAGAAAACGTCGCCGCTCGCCGGGTTCGCCACACACCACATCGAGCGCTTCACGCCCGTAGGCAAAGACCACGAGTTGGCCCAGGTAGTCGCCAAGTGACACTCGTTTGCCGTTGACCAGCAGCGTCTTGCGCCCGGCTTCGAGGTGGAGGTCAAGGGTCACCGGAATGGACCGCCGCCGGACTTCCGCGCGGAGGTGCGCGGCGGACGCACCAAAGGCGATGAAGTCTTGTGGCTGGTGCGTCCGAAAGGATTTTGTCGTGGCCAACAAATACATGACTTCCAGCCAGTTGGTCTTACCCTGTCCGTTATTGCCCCAAAGCACATTGAGGCCGGGGCGTGGCTGCAATGTTCCGGCAAGGTTGCGAAAGCCATCTACCGTGACCGATACAATTTCCATGCTGATGCGCGCGCTCCGGGGTGTAGCTACTTCAGCGCCGCCACGCCGGGCAGTTCCACGCCAGAGAGAAACTCCAGGCTTGCGCCGCCGCCGGTCGAAACGTGCGTAATCCGGTCGCCGAGTCCGGCCGCATTGATGGCCGCAACGCTATCCCCGCCGCCCACGATGCTCACGGCGTCGGCCGCCGCCACGGCGGTGGCAATCGCGTTGGTGCCTTCGGCATAGCGGGGCTGCTCAAAAATTCCCATCGGCCCATTCCAAACGATCAAGCGCGCCGCGGCGATTTCAGACCGGTAGGCCGCGACGGTTTCCGGCCCTATGTCGTACCCGGCCAGATCGGGTGGCGTTGCCGTCACGGCGACCGTTTGCGGTTCAAGTTCCGGCCGCGCCAAATCCCCCACAACGTGGTCGGTCGGCAAGCAAAGCCGAACGTTGCGCGCCTGGGCTTTCGCCTCCAGGGCCCGCGCCATATCCAGCTTATCGTCCTCGACCAGCGAGCGACCAACTTCGACGCCGCGCGCCTTCAAAAACGTGTAGGCCATGGCGCCGCCGATCAGAACGGCGTCCGCCACCTCCAGC
It contains:
- a CDS encoding lysophospholipid acyltransferase family protein; this encodes MSKHRLPDSPMRVTPQTPPGSNNGQDPKLAPPTSQSQEDIKPPEKHTSLLKASASVGIALGIATVGSFLLFRLLNRMKVEGLENIPDSHENVLYCPNHSSILDNFALGVGLYIPRMLFRPEYIPINLADRKNFFGDPSSRRLKDRVLRALGEYFFKNLRTFPVDRRGAGLEQVDQWVDMLRQNIVIVFPEGTRSRTGEIGRGRAGVGKLIYDARPTVIPVRLIGTDEVLGVGKLIPSFFRTVRIIIGKPLDLTDLIDQPLPQEERAQYALYRAISNRVIESIRSLGDGRPLPLDRQPDATEATEDTEPESSEVSEAKPEMTQG
- a CDS encoding prolyl oligopeptidase family serine peptidase → MPKQSAWKHGLTVSAVALILSAPLPLSAQSFSNSMKASKSPLTYPPSKKVEQVDDYHGVNVADPYRWLEDADSPDTKAWIEAQNKVTFGFLEGIPERARIRERLTQLWNYEKFGVPFQEGGKYFFTRNDGLQNQSVLYVGNNPDGSAARVLLDPNRLSSDGTVALTGYAVSDDGKWLAYGLATAGSDWNEWRVRNVETAEDLPDRIQWVKFSGASWTKDSKGFFYSRYDEPKEGNLLQSTNYYQKLYYHRIGTPQSEDQLVYERKDHKEWGFGGYVTDDGRYLGIAVTMGTSPKNLIFYKDLTNPEAQVVELIPDFIADFTPVGNDGTMFYFRTDWEAPRGRLIAIDITRPEPANWREIIPQTDNKLEGVRFVGGQFIGLYLADAKTQVRVFDRDGKPVREVELPGIGTAAGFGGKPDATETFYAFTSFAQPTSIYRYDLATGKSTLVKQPKVAFDPDDYEARQVFYKSKDGTRVPMFIAHRRGLKRDGKRPTLLYGYGGFNISLTPAFSPARIAWLEMGGVLAIPNLRGGGEYGEAWHQAGTKLNKQNVFDDFIAAAEWLIREKYTSPAKLAIQGGSNGGLLVGACMTQRPELFGAALPAVGVMDMLRFNKFTIGWAWESDYGSPQNPEEFKALYAYSPLHNLKPGTRYPATLVTTADHDDRVVPAHSFKFAAALQAAHKGDAPVLIRIETKAGHGAGKPTAKLIEEAADIWAFLVKTLQITVK
- a CDS encoding DNA-methyltransferase; the encoded protein is MEVRTELHLGDCREKLWLLPDDSVDLIFTSPPYADQRKATYGGIHPDDYVDWFLPISENLLRILKPSGTFILNIKEKVVNGERSTYVLELILNMRKQGWLWTEEFIWHKKNCYPGKWPNRFRDAWERLLQFNKNHKFNMYQESVMVPMGEWKNTRLRNLSETDKIRDNSRVGSGFGKNISNWMSREIAYPTNVIHLATECSNKRHSAAFPESLPEWFIKLFTKELDTVLDPFMGSGTTLIVANRLRRNAIGIEIMPHYFEIVQKHIKPLEVYLL
- a CDS encoding sulfite exporter TauE/SafE family protein: MPLDVLLWVTAGVLVVAALYASVGHAGASGYIAILTLAGLGPAVIKPLALMLNVLVAVLATWHFAPYFEWRRFWPFALSALPSAFVGGYLTAPPEVFRWLVGGVLWFSAARLWLPKPAEGAVRLPPLTAALLGGAVIGLLSGLTGTGGGIFLTPLLLFARWAEAKVASAVSAAFILGNSLAGLLGYVASAGPLPVFAWPLFVAALVGGWVGSYVGSRHFSPRAIAYALSLVLVVAGGKLLFG
- the recF gene encoding DNA replication/repair protein RecF (All proteins in this family for which functions are known are DNA-binding proteins that assist the filamentation of RecA onto DNA for the initiation of recombination or recombinational repair.); the encoded protein is MEIVSVTVDGFRNLAGTLQPRPGLNVLWGNNGQGKTNWLEVMYLLATTKSFRTHQPQDFIAFGASAAHLRAEVRRRSIPVTLDLHLEAGRKTLLVNGKRVSLGDYLGQLVVFAYGREALDVVCGEPGERRRFLDRGVLSLKPAYLQALSDYNRVLKQKNALLRAVAEQADRRTWLASLEAWDTQLVTLGAELHIERARYAECLDARLTRQLFGAEQITIRYRSSVADGLPATAEAFQSAMLEQLARRRPAELAAGHALVGPHRDDLAILMDGRDVARFGSAGQQRSALLALTLGQLALYRERCAEPPVFLLDDLDAELDAGRIATLLDYLQDKAQTFVTTTKPGLVNGPAHRQQLHAGRFVYPAKDAEDGQMFDTPLLETESPPCDLSHH